A single genomic interval of Arthrobacter globiformis harbors:
- a CDS encoding NAD(P)-dependent oxidoreductase, whose translation MNMPRAGFVGLGLMGAPMAANLVRKGWAVTAWNRSPGAVQDFRQLGGSAADTVDQLRDEPVIVFMLPDLAYIEDAASGLLASWQSSPPAAGSAVVVMSSVSPTAVKAFGQRVLEASSGHAVVVDAPVSGGTGGAIDGTLAIMAGADHDADFRRLLPLFEAMGTTVRLLGPLGAGSLAKACNQLVVGTTTAALAEAAELAERSGVDVVALYEVLSGGLAGSRVLDQVGPRIARKDYTPTGPAKFMHKDLSFVVESADATGTAVPMARAGVELYAELKRQGLGDQDLAVVRQAISNLSRTGAVSAAEGTSS comes from the coding sequence ATGAATATGCCGAGAGCAGGCTTCGTGGGCCTGGGCCTGATGGGGGCGCCGATGGCCGCGAACCTGGTAAGGAAGGGCTGGGCGGTTACGGCGTGGAACCGGTCGCCTGGGGCGGTGCAGGATTTCCGTCAGCTGGGCGGATCCGCTGCAGACACCGTGGACCAGCTCAGGGACGAGCCGGTGATCGTCTTCATGCTGCCGGACCTTGCCTACATTGAGGACGCGGCATCCGGACTCCTCGCGAGCTGGCAGTCATCGCCGCCGGCGGCCGGCAGCGCCGTGGTGGTCATGAGCAGCGTTTCCCCCACCGCGGTCAAGGCTTTCGGGCAGAGGGTCCTGGAGGCCAGTTCAGGCCATGCCGTTGTGGTGGACGCACCGGTCAGCGGCGGGACGGGGGGAGCGATCGATGGCACGCTGGCCATCATGGCCGGCGCGGACCACGACGCCGACTTCCGCCGGCTGCTTCCGCTCTTCGAGGCCATGGGCACCACCGTGCGGCTCCTTGGTCCGCTCGGTGCCGGATCGCTGGCAAAGGCGTGCAATCAGCTGGTGGTCGGAACGACGACGGCGGCACTCGCCGAAGCGGCCGAGCTCGCCGAACGCTCGGGCGTCGATGTCGTGGCCCTCTACGAGGTTCTGTCCGGCGGTCTCGCCGGAAGCCGCGTCCTGGACCAGGTGGGCCCGCGGATCGCCCGCAAGGACTACACCCCCACTGGCCCGGCGAAGTTCATGCACAAGGACCTGTCCTTCGTCGTAGAGTCGGCCGACGCCACCGGGACCGCCGTCCCGATGGCACGGGCCGGCGTCGAACTTTATGCCGAACTGAAGCGGCAGGGACTGGGGGACCAGGACCTGGCCGTGGTGCGGCAAGCCATTTCAAATCTCAGCAGGACGGGCGCCGTGAGCGCCGCAGAAGGGACCTCTTCATGA
- a CDS encoding D-2-hydroxyacid dehydrogenase — MMNSMTTETTVAIAVPLEAEFVERIRAVDPSVTVLYEPDLLPPERFPADHAGDPDFKRTPEQEERYWEMLGRADVLYGFPNENPAGLARIARENPRLQWIHAMAAGAGGAVKASGLDAETLNKFKVTTSAGVHALPLAEFAALGILNGFKRTAELAQDQAAKSWPELRIPTRLVNGSSLVVTGLGEIGLETARIARALGMKVSGTKRSVEPIDGIEEVADNSGLAGLLASADAVVNTLPGTPYTERLFNREVFAAMKPGTVFVNVGRGTVVDEDALLEALENGQVAYACLDVFAVEPLPQDSPLWNHPRVMVSPHTSALSAAENRLIAERFCSNLRTFLDGGELPHLVDTVHFY; from the coding sequence ATGATGAACAGCATGACGACTGAAACCACCGTCGCGATCGCCGTCCCGCTCGAAGCCGAGTTCGTGGAACGCATCCGCGCCGTAGATCCCTCCGTGACCGTTCTCTACGAGCCCGACCTGCTGCCGCCCGAACGGTTCCCGGCAGACCATGCGGGCGACCCTGACTTCAAGCGCACGCCTGAACAGGAGGAGCGCTACTGGGAGATGCTGGGCAGGGCCGACGTACTGTACGGCTTCCCGAACGAAAACCCCGCCGGCCTGGCGCGGATCGCCAGGGAAAACCCGCGCCTGCAGTGGATCCATGCCATGGCGGCAGGTGCCGGCGGGGCGGTCAAAGCCTCCGGCCTCGACGCCGAAACCCTGAACAAGTTCAAGGTGACCACGTCAGCAGGCGTGCATGCCCTGCCCCTCGCGGAGTTTGCGGCGCTAGGCATCCTCAACGGCTTCAAGCGGACCGCGGAGCTCGCCCAGGACCAGGCCGCCAAATCGTGGCCAGAGCTGCGGATACCCACCAGGCTGGTCAACGGCTCCTCGCTGGTGGTCACGGGGCTCGGGGAGATCGGGCTGGAGACCGCCCGCATCGCCCGTGCACTCGGCATGAAGGTTAGTGGCACCAAACGTTCTGTGGAGCCCATCGACGGCATTGAGGAAGTGGCCGACAACAGCGGACTGGCCGGGCTGCTCGCCTCGGCCGACGCCGTAGTGAACACCCTCCCGGGCACGCCGTACACGGAGAGGCTATTCAACCGCGAGGTCTTCGCGGCCATGAAGCCCGGCACGGTGTTTGTGAATGTTGGCCGCGGAACGGTGGTGGACGAGGATGCGCTGCTCGAGGCGCTGGAGAACGGACAGGTGGCCTACGCCTGCCTCGACGTGTTCGCCGTCGAGCCGCTGCCGCAGGACAGCCCGCTCTGGAATCACCCGCGCGTCATGGTGTCGCCGCACACCTCGGCCCTCAGCGCAGCCGAGAACCGCCTGATCGCCGAGCGCTTCTGCAGCAACCTCAGGACATTCCTCGACGGCGGTGAGCTGCCCCACCTCGTGGATACGGTCCACTTCTACTAA
- a CDS encoding MFS transporter, which translates to MTTRTDSPLADAGGAVVEPEQLRRATLASSVGSALEYYDFYIYGLASALIFGPLFFKPLGDEGALIASFATYGVGFAARPFGGIVFGYIGDRFGRKMVLILTIGLMGAASFAIGLLPTFEQAGMLGAVLLVILRIVQGLGAGAEQAGATTLISEVAPPRRRGFFASLPFVGIQLGTLLGAGTFALIATADKAVLEGWLWRVPFLASVILIAIAVFIRLRLKETPVFQELAKHKNVVKNPVGQLWKHSKKNVLVGIGLRMGENGNSSIYSALLVAFLAAPAGVFPGDKFIGPVGLLIAAGFAAVMVVTFGALSDRFGRVPVYRYGALFQAVIAFPAFYLVTLGNVTLVWVVMVVGIALGVQSMLGPQCPLLPELFGSQYRFTGVAMARELSAVMAGGLVPLVGAALLAATGYSWLVLAVYSLVLALISFVSTFFTPETKGRDLVLIEDAR; encoded by the coding sequence GTGACAACTCGTACTGATTCACCGCTGGCTGATGCGGGCGGCGCCGTCGTCGAACCGGAACAGCTGCGAAGGGCAACACTTGCCAGCTCCGTGGGCTCCGCTCTGGAGTACTACGACTTCTACATCTACGGCCTGGCTTCGGCCCTCATCTTCGGGCCGCTGTTCTTCAAGCCGCTCGGCGATGAGGGTGCGCTGATCGCCTCATTCGCCACCTACGGTGTGGGCTTCGCTGCCCGGCCGTTCGGCGGCATCGTCTTCGGGTACATCGGAGACCGCTTCGGCCGGAAAATGGTGCTGATCCTGACCATCGGGCTGATGGGTGCCGCAAGCTTCGCGATCGGCCTGCTGCCGACATTCGAGCAGGCCGGTATGCTCGGCGCGGTGCTCCTGGTGATCCTCCGGATCGTCCAGGGCCTCGGTGCCGGCGCGGAGCAGGCCGGCGCTACGACGCTGATCTCCGAAGTGGCCCCGCCCCGCCGTCGTGGTTTCTTTGCCTCACTGCCTTTCGTAGGGATCCAGCTGGGCACCCTCCTGGGCGCCGGCACCTTCGCTCTCATCGCCACGGCGGACAAGGCCGTCCTCGAGGGCTGGCTCTGGCGTGTGCCCTTCCTGGCCAGCGTGATCCTGATCGCCATTGCCGTGTTCATCCGCCTGCGGCTCAAGGAAACCCCGGTGTTCCAGGAGCTGGCGAAACACAAGAACGTCGTCAAGAACCCGGTGGGCCAGCTCTGGAAGCACTCCAAGAAGAACGTCCTGGTGGGCATCGGCCTGCGCATGGGCGAGAACGGTAATTCCTCCATTTATTCGGCGCTCCTGGTGGCGTTCCTGGCAGCCCCGGCGGGCGTTTTTCCCGGCGACAAGTTCATTGGCCCGGTGGGTCTCCTGATCGCCGCCGGTTTTGCCGCCGTCATGGTGGTCACATTCGGTGCGCTGTCCGACCGCTTCGGCCGCGTCCCCGTCTACCGCTACGGCGCCCTCTTCCAGGCTGTCATCGCCTTCCCGGCGTTCTACCTCGTGACCCTTGGCAACGTGACCCTGGTGTGGGTTGTCATGGTGGTTGGCATCGCCCTCGGCGTGCAGTCCATGCTGGGACCGCAGTGCCCCCTGCTGCCTGAACTGTTTGGATCGCAGTACCGGTTCACGGGTGTCGCCATGGCCCGTGAACTCTCCGCCGTGATGGCGGGCGGCCTGGTTCCGCTGGTGGGAGCGGCACTGCTCGCCGCCACCGGCTACTCCTGGCTGGTCCTGGCGGTTTACTCGCTGGTCCTTGCCCTCATCTCCTTCGTGAGTACCTTCTTCACTCCGGAAACAAAGGGCCGCGACCTGGTGCTCATCGAGGACGCCCGCTAG
- a CDS encoding IclR family transcriptional regulator: MADSRTPKANDGLGSASPAPAVTRAAAVLESLAASATGRLTLSDLARDLGIPKSSTSNLLLALEEARLISRQGAEYTLGRKLVELGAAYLSRLDEVQEFYRFCEQAPTLSGETVRIAMLDGANVIYLARYEGHPAVRLTSNIGDKMPVSLCAVGKALIARLHDHDINAMFADDTELPVLTPKSLRTGAELKAQVEKIREQGYAFEDEESTTGVVCLAVTVPTRGAHGPSLGLSVTALKATYSQEQGAQMVKELNELARSLGNPMG, translated from the coding sequence ATGGCCGATTCCCGCACCCCCAAAGCCAATGACGGATTGGGTAGCGCGTCGCCGGCGCCCGCTGTCACGCGAGCCGCCGCCGTCCTGGAGTCGCTCGCGGCGTCCGCCACTGGCCGGCTTACCCTCAGTGACCTCGCCCGGGACCTCGGAATCCCCAAGTCTTCCACCTCCAACCTGCTGCTGGCCCTCGAGGAGGCCAGACTCATCAGCAGGCAGGGCGCCGAGTACACGCTGGGGCGCAAGCTCGTTGAATTGGGCGCCGCCTACCTGAGCCGGCTCGATGAAGTCCAGGAGTTTTACCGTTTCTGCGAGCAGGCGCCCACGCTGTCAGGCGAAACAGTGCGCATTGCCATGCTGGACGGCGCCAACGTCATCTACCTGGCGCGCTACGAGGGCCATCCGGCCGTCCGCCTGACATCCAATATCGGCGACAAGATGCCGGTGTCCCTCTGCGCCGTGGGCAAAGCACTGATCGCCCGGCTTCATGACCACGACATCAATGCCATGTTCGCTGACGATACGGAGCTTCCTGTGCTGACGCCCAAGTCACTGCGCACGGGAGCGGAGCTCAAGGCTCAGGTGGAGAAGATCCGCGAGCAGGGTTATGCGTTTGAAGATGAGGAATCCACCACGGGCGTGGTCTGCCTCGCTGTGACTGTACCTACGCGGGGAGCGCATGGCCCCAGCCTTGGCTTGTCCGTCACGGCACTGAAGGCGACCTACTCACAGGAGCAGGGCGCGCAGATGGTCAAAGAGCTGAACGAGCTGGCGAGATCCCTCGGCAACCCCATGGGTTAA